In Nocardioides jishulii, the DNA window GCGTCGCCTTCGGCCGGCCGCTGTCGCAGCAGGGCGTGATCAGGGAGTGGATCGCGGAGTCGCGCGTCGAGATCGAGCAGCTGCGCCTGCTCGTGCTCAAGACCGCGTGGCTCATGGACACGGTCGGCAACCGCGGCGCCCACACCGAGATCCAGGCGATCAAGATCGCCACCCCACGGGTCGTCCAGCGCATCCTCGACCGTGCCATCCAGGCCCACGGTGCCGGCGGTGTCTCGCAGGACTTCCCGTTGGCCATGATGTCGGCCGGCATCAGGACGCTGCGGCTGGCCGACGGTCCCGACGAGGTGCACAAGAACTCCCTCGCCAAGGCCGAGCTGGCCCGGCACGCCTGAACCGGGGCTCCCAGCGTCAGGCCCGCGCCGCGCGGTCGATCCGTTCGGCCACCCGGCGCGCGGCGATCTGGAGGACCTCCCACGCGGTGGCGACGGGTGGGGCGTAGGAGAGGTCCATCCAGGCGAGGTCGTCGACGGTGCCGTCGTACCAGAGCACGGCGGCGGCCGTGTCCACCCGCTTGCCTGCGCCCGGGCCGCCGACGATCTCGACCGAGAGCAACCGGCGCGTGGTCCGGTCGGCGCTGACCCGCAGCGTGATCGGGGCCGCCTCGGGCATGTAGCCACTCGCCGTGGTCCCGTCGGTGACGACGACCACCGGGTCGAGGGACGGGTCGGCGGCGGCCTGGGCGTCCAGGATCCCGGTGCGCGCGATCTCCAGGTGCACCGTCCCCGGGGCGAAGCGCGTGATGGCGCTGCCGACCATGCCTGCGAAGCGCAGGTCCCCGCCGGCCACGTTCTCCCCCACCACGCGTCCTGCCTTGGCGGCGTGCGTGCCGAGCGGGGCGTAGGTCCAGAAGCCTGTGCGGCTGCGCACCTCGCAGCAGTCACCCGCCGCCCACACGCCGGGCACCACCTGGCCCCGCTCGTCGGGGCGCAGCCCGCCGCCCGGGCTCAGCAGACCGGTGTGGGCCAGCAGGTCGGTCGCCGGGGTGACGCCGAGCGCCACGACGACGTGGTCGGCAGCGACGGTCCCCTCACCCAGGCGCAGCGCGCGCACGGCTCCGTCCTCGACCTCCAGCCCTTCGACCGTCGAGTGCTCGAGGACCTCGACCCCGGCCGCACGCAGCCCCTCGACCACGACGGCGCTGATCTCGGGGGCGAAGGTGCTCAGCACGCGGGAACGGGTGACCAGGGTGACGTGGAGCCCACGCCGGACCGCGGCCTCGGCCATCTCCACCCCGATGTAGCCGCCACCCACGACCGCCACCCGGCCCCCGGAGGCGAAACGTCGTGACCAGGTGTCGGCGTCGCGCAGGGTCTTGGCATGGTGGACGCCCTCGACCGCCACCCCGTCGACGTGCGCCCACGGCGGCACCACGGGGTTGGCCCCGGTCGCCACCACGACCTCGTCGAACTCGACGGCGCTGCCGCCGGCGACCTGTGCCAGTCGTCGCTCCAGGTCCAGGTGGGTCACCCGCGCGCCGAACCGGAGGTCGATCCCGGCGGCGCGGTGCTCCACGGCCGTGCGGACGACCAGCGCTTCGGTGTCCGCCACCTCACCGGAGGCGACGTAGGGGATCCCGCACGCCGAGTACGAGGTGTCCTCCCCCGCCTCGAGGACCGCCACCTCGATGCGGCGACCGGTGCGCCGCGCGGTCCGCAGCGCCTGGTGGGCGGCCGACATGCCGGCGGCGTCGGCTCCGACGACCAGGACGCGCAGGGGGGCACCGTCAGGAGGAGCGGTAGGCATGGCCACACCTTGCCACGCCGCCCGCAGCGCGGTTGCGGTGGCGACCTACCGTGGTGGCATGGCACCGCGACGCAGCGTCGCAGGCCTTCTCGGCCTGCTCCTGGTGGCGGCCTGCGGCAGCACGCCGAAGGGTCGCCCCTCGAGCGAGCCGACGCCCACGCCCCGAGCACGCGCGTCGGCCGGTCCGTCGGCCACGGCCGGTCCTGCTCCGCCCAGCGCCACTGCCTCGGCCCCTGAGCCACGGCGGTCCCGCGTCACCATCGCGGCTCTCGGCCTGCGCGACTTCCCCGTGGTGCGCTACCGCGGCTCTCCCGACGACGCCCGCGGCACCGCCCTGCAGGACGCCGGCGAGATGGCCTCACCGCGCGGACCCCGCGGCGGTGTGGGGCCCGGCGAGCTCGGCAACTTCATCGTGACGGGCCACCGGCTCACCGGCGTTGCTCCGCTGCGCGACTCCCCGTCCCTGCGCCGGGGCGACCGCATCCGGGTGCGCAGCGGCGACCTCGTGCACGTCTACGAGGTGGTGGGCACGCGGCGTACGTCGTTCCGCTCGCCGGACTCGCTCGCCGCCCAACGGGCACCGGTGCCCGGCCGTCCCGGCCGCGACGCCACCCGCGCGATGTTGACCCTCTCGACCTGCGCGACGCCCGAGGACCACGCCGTGGGCAACTACTGGTCCGACGAGTTCGGCAACCCCGAGCACCGCATCGACAAGATCGCCGTGCTGGTCGCGACGCACCCCGCCTGAGTCAGGCGCGACGGGTCTCCAGCACCCGGAAGCCCTTGGCGCTGCCGATCCGGGTGGTCGGCCACCCCTGCTCCCCCAGCCAGCGGGTCAGCGAGTCGGCGCCGAGGTTCTTCCCGACGACGCTCACCATCCGGCCGCCGGGGGCGAGACGGGGCAGCCACGTCAGCAGCAGCTCGTGCAACCCCTCCTTGCCGATCCGGATGGGTGGGTTGGACCAGATCTCGTCGAAGACGTAGTCGCTGGGCACGTTGTCCGGGGTCACCGCGACGAAGGTGCCCGAGACGCCGAGAGCCTGGGCGTTCTCGTTGGCCAGCAGCACCGCGCGCTCGTTGACGTCGACGCCGATCACGCGGGCCAGCGGGACGGTCTTCGCAATGGCCAGGCCGATCACCCCGTAGCCGCACCCGAGGTCGAGGAACTGCCCCATCGGCGGCGGCTCGACCTCACGGAAGAGCACGGCGGTGGCGTGGTCGAGGTGGCCACGGCTGAAGACTCCCGGGCCGCTCACCAGCTCGAGCTCCTGGCCCCACACCTCGCAGGTGAAGCGTTCGCGCTTGAACGGCACGTTCGGGTCGGCGCTGAAGTAGTGGTCGGTCTCGTTCTCGGTGCTCTCGTTCTCGGTGCTCTCGTTCTCGGTGCTCTCGTTCTCGGTGCTCACAGGGTCCTCCTTGCTCGTGCACGTTCGGCCTGGGCGAGGAGCTCGGCGCCCTCGGGATAACCGACTTCCTCCAACGTGAGTCCGTGCGCCTGGACGACCACCACGCCGGGGTCGCGTCGCCCGGCGGTCATCACCTCGCCGGCCCAGGCGGCGGGGCGGCGCCCCTCCCCCACGGCCAGCAGGCAGCCGACCAGCGAGCGCACCATGTTGTGGCAGAAGGCGTCGGCGACCACGCGAGCGGTCGCCAGCCCCAGCTCGTCGCGGTGCCACTCCAGCTCGAGCAGCGTACGCACGGTCGTGGCGCCCTCGCGCCTCTTGCAGAAGGCGGCGAAGTCGCGCAGGCCCACCAGCGTCGCTGCCGCCTCGTTCATGGCGTCCAGGTCGAGGGGGCGGGGCCAGGACAGGACGTGGTGGCGGGTGAGCGGGTCGACGAGCTCGGGGGCGTCAGCGACGCGGTAGGCGTACCGCCGCCAGATCGCCGAGAAGCGGGCGTCGAAGCCCTCAGGAGCCTCCGTGGCGGCGTGCACCCGTACGTCGGGTGGGAGGAGGCCGTTGAGACGCCTGCGCAGGGTAGCGAGGGGTGGCTCCGTCGACCGACCGGCCGAGGCAGCCAGCTCGTCGGGGTCGACGTCGACGTGCACGACCTGGCCCCGGGCGTGCACGCCGGTGTCCGTACGTCCGGCGACGACCACGCGGACCGCCGGCAGCCGCAGGACCGTGGCGAGCGCCGTCTCCAGGGTGCCTTGCACGGTGCGGAGCCCCGGCTGGGTGGCCCATCCCGAGAAGTCGGTGCCGTCGTAGGCGAGGTCGATCCGGATGCGCACCGAACCATCCTCCCAGACGAGGTAGTTCAACCAAACGGTTGACAACACTTCGGCGTCGGCCTACCTTCGAACTCAACCCAACGGTTGACCACGAGATCCGGAGCACATGTATGAGCGATCCGCTCTCCCAGGCCTTCGCCGCGCTGGCCGACCCGACGCGGCGCGACATGGTCGCCCGTCTCGCCGAGGCCGACGCCACCCTCAGCGAGCTCGCCGAGCCCTACGACGTGAGCCTCCAGGCCGTCGCCAAGCACCTCAAGGTGCTCGAGGCCGCGGGGCTCGTGACCCGCACCAAGGAGGCGCAACGACGCCCGGTCCACCTGGAGGGGGAGGTGTTCGACCTCATGACGAAGTGGATCGAGCGCTACCGCCGTCAGGCCCAGGAGCGCTTCACCCGTCTTGACGCCGTCCTGGCCGAGATGCAGGCAGCCGGGCCAGAGCCCGATGCCGATGCAGAGCCCCATTCCAACAACGAGCAGGGAGCAGCATCATGACCACCACCAACGACCAGTCCACGACCCAGCCGCCGGTGCAGGGAGCCCCCGCGCCGGACGAGCACCTCGCCGTCGCCGTCGTCCGGACCGACGACCACGTCCCTGCCGTGCACATCTGGCGCGACTTCCACGCCAGCGTCGAGCAGGTGATGAGGGCCCACACCGACCCCGACCTGTTCGCCCGGTGGATCGGCCCCCACGACCTCAGCACCGAGGTCGACGTGTGGGACTGCCGCACGCTCGGCTCCTACCGCTACGTGCAGCGCCGGGGCGAGGAGGCGTACGCCTTCCGCGGCACCTTCCCCGAGATCAGCGAGACCCGCATCGTGCAGACCTTCTGCTTCGAGGACTGGCCCGAGGCCATCGCCCTGGAGACCGCCACCTTCACCGACCTCGGCGACGGCCGCACCCGCCTCCACGCCTTCTCGCTGTGCGACTCCTTCGAGAGCCGCGACGGGTTCGTCGCCTCGGGCATGGAGACTGGTGTCCAGGAGGGCTACGAGAAGCTCGACCACCTGCTGTCCGACGGAGGACCTGCCTGATGCTGCCCACCGACATTGCCGAGCGCCACCGCGAGGTGGCTGCCGTCTTCACGACCCTGGTGGAGAGCACCACCGACTGGGAGGCACCGAGCCCGGTGGCCGGGTGGTCGGCCCGCGACGTCGTCGACCACCTCACCACGTGGCTCCCGGCGTTCGTCCACGCCGGATCGCCCTACGGCTGGACCAGGAGGCACCAGGCCAGCGCCGACCCCCTCGCGGCATGGCGCGAGCAGTGCGGGGCCGTGCAGCTCCTGCTCGACGACCCTGCCCAGGCAGAGTCGCCCTTCATGCACCCCCAGGCACCGGCAGCCCGCCTCGACGAGGCGATCGACAGGTTCTACGTCTCCGACGTCTTCATGCACGCCTGGGACCTGGCGCGCGCCACCGGGCAGAGGGCAGAGCTGGACGCCGACTTCGCCGCTGCTCTCCTGGCCGGGATGCGTCCCCTCGAGGAGATGCTCCGTGCCTCCGGCCAGTACGGCCCGGCCCACCCGGTGTCCGACGACGCCCCGGCGATCGACCAGCTCATGGCCTTCGTCGGACGCGACCCCGAGTGGCGTCCCTGACCGCCGCTCCAGAACTGTCGCCGGCCGCTGGCAGGCTCCTCACCACCACCGAACGCGCGAGGAGTCCCCATGAGTGACACGTCCACAGCCGTGCTGGCCAAGGTCCGCAAGCTGCTGGCCAAGGCCGAGGACGCTGCCGCCACGCCTGCCGAGGCGGAGATCTACACCGCCAAGGCGGCCCAGCTGATCGCCGACCACGGCATCGACGCTGCCCTCCTGGCCGCCGACTCCCCGGGCAGCGACCGGGTGGCTGACCGGGTCGTGCACCTCGACGCCCCCTACGCCCAGGAGAAGGCCCAGCTGCTCAGCGCAGTGGCGATCGGCCTGCGGTGCCGCGCAGTCCTCCGTACGCGTACTCCGTGGGGCGGCCCGAAGGAGCACTCCGTGCACCTCTTCGGGCACGAGTCCGACCTCGATCGCGCCGACCTGCTCTTCACGAGCCTGCTGCTGCAGTCGACGGGCCAGCTGAGCCGCACGGCTGTCCCGACGGACGAGCACGTTGCGGCCTTCCGTCGCTCGTGGCTGGCGGGATACCGCATCTCGATCGCGGAGCGCCTACGGCACAGCGAGGAGGAGGCCGTGGCCCGAGCGACGGCCCAGGACGCCTCGCGCGGTCGCTCCACCGCCCTGGTGCTGGCCGATCGCAGCCACGAGGTGCAGCAGGCCGTGGCGGAGCAGTATCCCGAGCTGCGCGCGGCCCGTCCGCGCACCCTCTCCGGCTCCGGCATGCAGGCCGGCTACGACGCGGGCTCCCGTGCCGACCTGGGTGGTACGCGGCTGCGGGGCACTCCCCCGCAGCTGGCGCACGAGTGAGCCTGGCCCGCGGCGAAATGGCACAGGACCCGCCACCCTTGCGGGTGACGGGTCCTGCGTGACGACGTACGTCAGGCCTTCTCGGCGTCCTCGGCGGGAGCCTCGGTGGCCTCCTCGGCCGGAGCCTCGGTGGTCTCCTCGGCAGCAGCCTCCTCGGCCGGAGCCTCGGTGGTCTCCTCCGCGGGAGCCTCCTCGACCGGAGCCGGGGCAGCAGCCTCGGTCTTCTTGGTCGACGGCGCCTTGGGGGCGTAGGCCTCGGTGACGAGCTCGATCACGGCCATCGGCGCGTTGTCGCCCTTGCGGGGACCGATCTTCGTGATGCGGGTGTAGCCACCCGGGCGCTCGGCGAAGGAGGGGCCGATCTCCGTGAAGAGAACGTGCACGACGCCCTTGTCACGGATGACCTTGAGGACCTCGCGACGGTTGTGCAGGTCGCCCTTCTTGGCCTTGGTGATGAGCTTCTCCGCGTAGGGGCGGAGGGTGCGGGCCTTGGCCTCGGTCGTGGTGATGCGACCGTGCTCGAAGAGCTGGGTGGCCAGGTTGGCGAGGATGAGGCGCTGGTGCGCCGGGCTGCCGCCGAGGCGGGCGCCCTTCTTGGGGGTAGGCATCGCTGCTACTCCGTCTTCTCCCAGGCCGGATCAGGTACCTGGGTAGTTGGTCCCCACCGCGGTCGCGGTGGGGGCGGGGTGGTCATGTGAC includes these proteins:
- a CDS encoding FAD-dependent oxidoreductase, which produces MPTAPPDGAPLRVLVVGADAAGMSAAHQALRTARRTGRRIEVAVLEAGEDTSYSACGIPYVASGEVADTEALVVRTAVEHRAAGIDLRFGARVTHLDLERRLAQVAGGSAVEFDEVVVATGANPVVPPWAHVDGVAVEGVHHAKTLRDADTWSRRFASGGRVAVVGGGYIGVEMAEAAVRRGLHVTLVTRSRVLSTFAPEISAVVVEGLRAAGVEVLEHSTVEGLEVEDGAVRALRLGEGTVAADHVVVALGVTPATDLLAHTGLLSPGGGLRPDERGQVVPGVWAAGDCCEVRSRTGFWTYAPLGTHAAKAGRVVGENVAGGDLRFAGMVGSAITRFAPGTVHLEIARTGILDAQAAADPSLDPVVVVTDGTTASGYMPEAAPITLRVSADRTTRRLLSVEIVGGPGAGKRVDTAAAVLWYDGTVDDLAWMDLSYAPPVATAWEVLQIAARRVAERIDRAARA
- a CDS encoding class E sortase yields the protein MAPRRSVAGLLGLLLVAACGSTPKGRPSSEPTPTPRARASAGPSATAGPAPPSATASAPEPRRSRVTIAALGLRDFPVVRYRGSPDDARGTALQDAGEMASPRGPRGGVGPGELGNFIVTGHRLTGVAPLRDSPSLRRGDRIRVRSGDLVHVYEVVGTRRTSFRSPDSLAAQRAPVPGRPGRDATRAMLTLSTCATPEDHAVGNYWSDEFGNPEHRIDKIAVLVATHPA
- a CDS encoding class I SAM-dependent methyltransferase, with amino-acid sequence MSTENESTENESTENESTENETDHYFSADPNVPFKRERFTCEVWGQELELVSGPGVFSRGHLDHATAVLFREVEPPPMGQFLDLGCGYGVIGLAIAKTVPLARVIGVDVNERAVLLANENAQALGVSGTFVAVTPDNVPSDYVFDEIWSNPPIRIGKEGLHELLLTWLPRLAPGGRMVSVVGKNLGADSLTRWLGEQGWPTTRIGSAKGFRVLETRRA
- the truA gene encoding tRNA pseudouridine(38-40) synthase TruA, which codes for MRIRIDLAYDGTDFSGWATQPGLRTVQGTLETALATVLRLPAVRVVVAGRTDTGVHARGQVVHVDVDPDELAASAGRSTEPPLATLRRRLNGLLPPDVRVHAATEAPEGFDARFSAIWRRYAYRVADAPELVDPLTRHHVLSWPRPLDLDAMNEAAATLVGLRDFAAFCKRREGATTVRTLLELEWHRDELGLATARVVADAFCHNMVRSLVGCLLAVGEGRRPAAWAGEVMTAGRRDPGVVVVQAHGLTLEEVGYPEGAELLAQAERARARRTL
- a CDS encoding ArsR/SmtB family transcription factor, whose amino-acid sequence is MSDPLSQAFAALADPTRRDMVARLAEADATLSELAEPYDVSLQAVAKHLKVLEAAGLVTRTKEAQRRPVHLEGEVFDLMTKWIERYRRQAQERFTRLDAVLAEMQAAGPEPDADAEPHSNNEQGAAS
- a CDS encoding SRPBCC domain-containing protein — protein: MTTTNDQSTTQPPVQGAPAPDEHLAVAVVRTDDHVPAVHIWRDFHASVEQVMRAHTDPDLFARWIGPHDLSTEVDVWDCRTLGSYRYVQRRGEEAYAFRGTFPEISETRIVQTFCFEDWPEAIALETATFTDLGDGRTRLHAFSLCDSFESRDGFVASGMETGVQEGYEKLDHLLSDGGPA
- a CDS encoding TIGR03086 family metal-binding protein, with the protein product MLPTDIAERHREVAAVFTTLVESTTDWEAPSPVAGWSARDVVDHLTTWLPAFVHAGSPYGWTRRHQASADPLAAWREQCGAVQLLLDDPAQAESPFMHPQAPAARLDEAIDRFYVSDVFMHAWDLARATGQRAELDADFAAALLAGMRPLEEMLRASGQYGPAHPVSDDAPAIDQLMAFVGRDPEWRP
- a CDS encoding DUF2786 domain-containing protein, translating into MSDTSTAVLAKVRKLLAKAEDAAATPAEAEIYTAKAAQLIADHGIDAALLAADSPGSDRVADRVVHLDAPYAQEKAQLLSAVAIGLRCRAVLRTRTPWGGPKEHSVHLFGHESDLDRADLLFTSLLLQSTGQLSRTAVPTDEHVAAFRRSWLAGYRISIAERLRHSEEEAVARATAQDASRGRSTALVLADRSHEVQQAVAEQYPELRAARPRTLSGSGMQAGYDAGSRADLGGTRLRGTPPQLAHE
- the rplQ gene encoding 50S ribosomal protein L17 translates to MPTPKKGARLGGSPAHQRLILANLATQLFEHGRITTTEAKARTLRPYAEKLITKAKKGDLHNRREVLKVIRDKGVVHVLFTEIGPSFAERPGGYTRITKIGPRKGDNAPMAVIELVTEAYAPKAPSTKKTEAAAPAPVEEAPAEETTEAPAEEAAAEETTEAPAEEATEAPAEDAEKA